From Eleftheria terrae, the proteins below share one genomic window:
- a CDS encoding acetyl/propionyl/methylcrotonyl-CoA carboxylase subunit alpha has product MFKKILIANRGEIACRVAATARRLGIRTVAVYSDADAQAKHVRACDEAVHIGAPAPRESYLLAQRVLEAARATGAEAVHPGYGFLSENEGFARACAEAGIAFIGPPASAIAAMGSKAAAKALMEKAGVPLVPGYHGDRQEPDFLKAQADRIGYPVLIKASAGGGGKGMRLVASGEEFEAALASCKREAAASFGDDHVLVERYVTRPRHIEIQVFGDSLGGYVYLFERDCSVQRRHQKVLEEAPAPGMTPERRAEMGEAAVAAARAVGYVGAGTVEFIAEQDGRFYFMEMNTRLQVEHPVTEAITGHDLVEWQLRVAAGQPLPARQEQLRIHGHAIEARLCAENPEAQFLPATGRLRVFRTPAAAAEFQVAPVRIDAGVREGDEISPYYDSMIAKLIVWGEDRAQALARLDAALAETHIVGLHTNTAFLRRVVASRSFAGADLDTALIERERAVLFGQAGLPLQAALAGLAARLLGEEAGAETADPWSRRGGWRLHGVARRRLEVLDGSGQRHVAGLHYLHDGSHRLELGEDRRALLVRPLGPDRYDVTLGDERWQLAVYRHGETYAVFAPQGSASLQWVDPIAHAGEAGHDAGRLTAPMPGKLIALHVAPGQAVTKGQPLAVMEAMKMEHAIAAPADGVVDEVLYRVGDQLAEGAELLRLKAA; this is encoded by the coding sequence ATGTTCAAGAAGATCCTGATCGCCAACCGTGGCGAGATCGCCTGCCGCGTGGCGGCCACCGCGCGCCGCCTCGGCATCCGCACCGTGGCTGTCTACTCCGACGCCGACGCCCAGGCCAAGCATGTGCGGGCCTGTGACGAGGCGGTGCACATCGGCGCTCCGGCGCCGCGCGAGAGCTACCTGCTGGCCCAGCGCGTGCTGGAGGCCGCCCGCGCCACCGGCGCCGAGGCGGTGCACCCCGGCTACGGCTTCCTGAGCGAGAACGAAGGCTTCGCCCGCGCCTGCGCGGAAGCCGGCATCGCCTTCATCGGCCCGCCGGCGTCGGCCATCGCGGCCATGGGCAGCAAGGCCGCCGCCAAGGCGCTGATGGAGAAGGCCGGCGTGCCGCTGGTGCCGGGCTACCACGGCGACCGCCAGGAACCGGACTTCCTCAAGGCCCAGGCCGACCGCATCGGCTATCCGGTGCTGATCAAGGCGAGCGCCGGCGGCGGTGGCAAGGGCATGCGGCTGGTGGCCAGTGGCGAGGAGTTCGAGGCCGCGCTGGCCTCCTGCAAGCGCGAGGCGGCCGCCAGCTTCGGCGACGACCATGTGCTGGTGGAGCGCTATGTCACCCGCCCGCGCCACATCGAGATCCAGGTCTTCGGCGACAGCCTGGGCGGCTATGTCTACCTGTTCGAGCGCGACTGCTCGGTGCAGCGGCGCCACCAGAAGGTGCTGGAGGAGGCGCCCGCGCCCGGCATGACGCCCGAGCGGCGCGCCGAGATGGGCGAGGCCGCGGTGGCGGCGGCGCGGGCCGTCGGCTATGTCGGCGCCGGCACGGTGGAGTTCATCGCCGAGCAGGACGGGCGCTTCTACTTCATGGAGATGAACACCCGGCTGCAGGTCGAGCATCCGGTGACCGAGGCCATCACCGGGCACGACCTGGTGGAGTGGCAGCTGCGTGTGGCGGCCGGCCAGCCGCTGCCGGCGCGCCAGGAGCAGCTGCGCATCCACGGCCATGCCATCGAGGCGCGGCTGTGCGCCGAGAACCCGGAAGCGCAGTTCCTGCCTGCCACTGGCCGCCTGCGGGTGTTCCGCACGCCGGCCGCGGCCGCCGAGTTCCAGGTGGCGCCGGTGCGCATCGACGCCGGCGTGCGCGAGGGCGACGAGATCTCGCCCTACTACGACTCGATGATCGCCAAGCTCATCGTCTGGGGCGAGGACCGCGCACAGGCGCTCGCACGGCTGGATGCCGCGCTGGCCGAGACGCACATCGTCGGGCTGCACACCAACACCGCCTTCCTGCGCCGCGTGGTGGCGAGCCGCTCCTTCGCGGGGGCGGACCTGGACACCGCCCTGATCGAGCGCGAGCGCGCCGTGCTGTTTGGCCAGGCCGGATTGCCGCTGCAGGCCGCGCTGGCCGGCCTGGCGGCCCGCCTGCTGGGCGAAGAGGCGGGGGCCGAGACCGCCGACCCCTGGTCGCGCCGCGGCGGCTGGCGCCTGCACGGCGTGGCCCGGCGCCGCCTGGAGGTGCTGGACGGCAGCGGCCAGCGCCATGTGGCCGGCCTGCACTACCTGCACGACGGTTCGCACCGGCTTGAGCTGGGCGAGGACCGCCGCGCGCTGCTGGTGCGCCCGCTCGGCCCGGACCGCTACGACGTGACGCTCGGCGACGAACGCTGGCAGCTGGCGGTCTACCGCCATGGCGAGACCTATGCGGTGTTCGCGCCGCAGGGCTCGGCCTCGCTGCAGTGGGTGGACCCCATCGCCCATGCCGGCGAAGCGGGGCACGATGCCGGCCGGCTGACCGCGCCGATGCCCGGCAAGCTGATCGCGCTGCATGTGGCGCCCGGCCAGGCGGTCACCAAGGGCCAGCCGCTGGCGGTGATGGAGGCGATGAAGATGGAGCACGCCATTGCCGCGCCGGCCGACGGCGTGGTGGACGAAGTGCTGTACCGCGTCGGCGACCAGCTGGCCGAGGGCGCCGAGCTGCTGCGCCTGAAGGCGGCCTGA
- a CDS encoding enoyl-CoA hydratase/isomerase family protein: MQMLDVRREGPVARVYLNRPEVRNAFNDATIGELTEAFQSLGEDPAVRVIVLGAHGKAFSAGADLNWMRSMADYSWQQNHDDAARLAGMLWRLYSCPVPVIGRIQGDCYAGGVGLAAACDVVVAADTVQFCLSEARLGLLPATISPYVVRAMGEQAARRYFVTAERFSAAEAHRIGFVHEVCAAEQLDARIEALAQAIAANGPQAVKACKRLVQDVAGAPITPELRADTARRIADVRASAEGREGVRSFLDKRPAGWTLES; encoded by the coding sequence ATGCAGATGCTCGATGTCCGACGCGAAGGCCCCGTGGCCCGCGTCTACCTGAACCGCCCCGAGGTGCGCAATGCATTCAACGACGCCACCATCGGCGAGCTGACCGAGGCCTTCCAGTCGCTGGGCGAGGACCCTGCCGTGCGGGTGATCGTGCTCGGCGCGCATGGCAAGGCCTTCAGCGCCGGCGCCGACCTGAACTGGATGCGCTCGATGGCCGACTACAGCTGGCAGCAGAACCATGACGACGCCGCCCGCCTGGCCGGGATGCTGTGGCGCCTCTACAGCTGCCCGGTGCCGGTGATCGGCCGCATCCAGGGCGACTGCTATGCCGGCGGCGTCGGCCTGGCCGCGGCCTGCGACGTGGTGGTGGCGGCCGACACGGTGCAGTTCTGCCTCTCCGAGGCGCGCCTGGGCCTGCTGCCGGCCACCATCAGCCCCTACGTGGTCCGCGCGATGGGCGAGCAGGCGGCACGCCGCTACTTCGTCACCGCCGAGCGCTTCAGCGCCGCCGAGGCGCACCGCATCGGCTTCGTGCACGAGGTCTGCGCAGCCGAGCAGCTGGACGCCCGCATCGAGGCCCTGGCCCAGGCCATCGCCGCCAACGGCCCGCAGGCGGTGAAGGCCTGCAAGCGCCTGGTGCAGGACGTGGCCGGCGCGCCGATCACGCCCGAGCTGCGTGCCGACACCGCGCGCCGCATCGCCGATGTGCGCGCCAGCGCCGAAGGCCGCGAAGGCGTGCGCTCCTTCCTCGACAAACGGCCGGCAGGCTGGACCCTGGAAAGCTGA
- a CDS encoding carboxyl transferase domain-containing protein, which translates to MPVFESKLNPRAEDFKANAAAMQALVADLHARLAQIAQGGGEAARAKHLARGKLLPRDRVEMLLDPGTPFLEIAPLAAMGMYPEKDGRDAAPGAGLIAGIGRVSGVECVIVCNDATVKGGTYYPMTVKKHLRAQEIAQQNRLPCIYLVDSGGANLPNQDEVFPDRDHFGRIFYNQATMSADGIPQLAVVMGSCTAGGAYVPAMSDETIIVKEQGTIFLGGPPLVKAATGEVVSAEDLGGGDVHTRLSGVADHLAQDDLHALALARASVARLNWRKPASLATVASRPPKYAPEELQGVIPTDTRKPFDVREVIARIVDGSEFDEFKARYGSTLVTGFAHIDGMPVGIVANNGILFAESANKGAHFIELCCQRKVPLVFLQNITGFMVGRKYENDGIARAGAKMVTAVACAQVPKFTVIIGGSFGAGNYGMCGRAYSPRMLWMWPNARISVMGGEQAASVLATVKRDGLEAKGGQWSAEEEEAFKAPIRAQYEAQGHPYYASARLWDDGVIDPADTRQVLALALSASLNAPIPDTRFGVFRM; encoded by the coding sequence ATGCCCGTTTTCGAATCCAAGCTGAATCCTCGTGCCGAGGATTTCAAGGCCAATGCCGCGGCGATGCAGGCCCTGGTGGCCGACCTCCATGCCCGGCTGGCCCAGATCGCGCAGGGTGGCGGCGAGGCCGCACGCGCCAAGCACCTGGCCCGCGGCAAGCTGCTGCCGCGCGACCGGGTCGAGATGCTGCTCGACCCCGGCACGCCCTTCCTCGAGATTGCGCCGCTGGCGGCGATGGGCATGTATCCCGAGAAGGACGGCCGCGACGCCGCCCCGGGCGCCGGCCTCATTGCCGGCATCGGCCGGGTGTCGGGCGTCGAGTGCGTGATCGTCTGCAACGATGCCACCGTCAAGGGCGGCACCTACTACCCGATGACGGTCAAGAAGCACCTGCGGGCGCAGGAGATCGCGCAGCAGAACCGCCTGCCCTGCATCTACCTGGTGGACTCCGGCGGCGCCAACCTGCCGAACCAGGATGAGGTCTTCCCCGACCGCGACCACTTCGGCCGCATCTTCTACAACCAGGCCACCATGAGCGCCGACGGCATCCCGCAGCTGGCGGTGGTCATGGGTTCCTGCACCGCGGGCGGCGCCTATGTGCCGGCAATGAGCGACGAGACCATCATCGTCAAGGAGCAGGGCACCATCTTCCTGGGCGGCCCGCCGCTGGTGAAGGCCGCCACCGGCGAAGTGGTGAGTGCCGAGGACCTGGGCGGCGGCGATGTGCATACCCGCCTGTCCGGCGTGGCGGACCACCTGGCGCAGGACGACCTGCATGCGCTCGCGCTGGCTCGCGCCTCGGTGGCGCGGCTGAACTGGCGCAAGCCCGCATCGCTGGCCACCGTGGCTTCGCGACCGCCGAAATACGCTCCCGAGGAACTGCAGGGCGTCATCCCGACCGACACCCGCAAGCCCTTCGATGTGCGCGAGGTCATCGCCCGCATCGTCGACGGCAGCGAGTTCGATGAATTCAAGGCCCGCTACGGCAGCACGCTGGTGACCGGCTTCGCCCACATCGACGGCATGCCGGTGGGCATCGTCGCCAACAACGGCATCCTGTTCGCCGAGAGCGCCAACAAGGGGGCCCATTTCATCGAGCTGTGCTGCCAGCGCAAGGTGCCGCTGGTGTTCCTGCAGAACATCACCGGCTTCATGGTGGGCCGCAAGTACGAGAACGACGGCATTGCCCGCGCCGGCGCCAAGATGGTCACCGCAGTGGCCTGCGCCCAGGTGCCCAAGTTCACCGTGATCATCGGCGGTAGCTTCGGCGCCGGCAACTACGGCATGTGCGGCCGCGCCTACAGCCCCCGCATGCTGTGGATGTGGCCCAACGCCCGCATCAGCGTGATGGGCGGCGAGCAGGCCGCCAGCGTGCTGGCCACTGTCAAGCGCGATGGCCTGGAGGCCAAGGGCGGCCAGTGGAGCGCCGAGGAAGAGGAGGCCTTCAAGGCCCCCATCCGCGCCCAGTACGAGGCCCAGGGCCATCCGTACTACGCCTCGGCCCGGCTGTGGGACGACGGCGTGATCGACCCTGCCGACACCCGCCAGGTGCTCGCGCTCGCGCTCAGCGCCAGCCTCAACGCCCCGATCCCCGACACCCGCTTCGGCGTGTTCCGCATGTGA
- a CDS encoding 2-hydroxychromene-2-carboxylate isomerase, which yields MRKPIDFYFDFSSPYAYIASEWIDALAARHGRTVRWHAILLGVTFQAAGLRPPMDHPIKREYTLRDFARSARAEGVPFVQPETFPISTQNAARVFWWLSESDPARAVAWARAGLRAYFGRGVNLAEPEALKALAADFGLVSEEAEAVWNDGHWKERLKHANEAAVDAGVFGAPFFIVDGEPFWGNDRKAQIERWLSAGPY from the coding sequence ATGCGCAAGCCGATCGACTTCTACTTCGACTTCTCTTCGCCCTACGCCTACATTGCGTCCGAGTGGATCGACGCGCTGGCGGCTCGCCATGGCCGCACGGTGCGCTGGCACGCCATCCTGCTCGGCGTCACGTTCCAGGCGGCCGGCCTGCGGCCGCCGATGGACCACCCCATCAAGCGCGAATACACGCTGCGCGACTTTGCCCGCTCGGCTCGCGCCGAAGGCGTGCCCTTCGTGCAGCCCGAGACCTTCCCCATCTCCACGCAGAACGCCGCACGGGTGTTCTGGTGGTTGTCCGAGAGCGACCCCGCCCGGGCGGTCGCCTGGGCCCGTGCCGGCCTGCGCGCTTACTTCGGCCGTGGCGTCAACCTGGCCGAGCCCGAGGCGCTGAAGGCGCTGGCGGCCGACTTCGGCCTGGTGTCCGAGGAAGCCGAGGCGGTCTGGAACGACGGGCACTGGAAGGAGCGGCTGAAGCATGCCAACGAAGCGGCGGTCGACGCCGGCGTTTTTGGCGCGCCCTTCTTCATCGTCGACGGCGAGCCCTTCTGGGGCAACGACCGCAAGGCCCAGATCGAGCGCTGGCTGTCGGCCGGGCCCTACTGA
- a CDS encoding acyl-CoA dehydrogenase family protein: protein MLLNEDQTLIRDAVRAFVREQIAPHAARWDKEHHFPKDVHRGLAALGTYGVCVPAEYGGAGLDYLSLALVLEEIAAGDGGTSTAVSVNNCPVCAILMRYGDEAQKQRWLAPLAQGELLGAFCLTEPHVGSDASALRTTARRDGDDYVIDGVKQFITSGKNGQVAIVIAVTDKAAGKRGMSAFIVPTDTPGYQVARLEDKLGQHSSDTAQILFERCRVPASQRIGEEGEGYRIALSALEGGRIGIAAQSVGMARAAFEAALDYSKQRESFGKPLFEHQALQFRLAEMATRIEVARQMVWHAAALRDAGQPCLKEAAMAKLFASEMAERVCSEALQVHGGYGYVSDFPVERIYRDVRVCQIYEGTSDVQKILIARALA from the coding sequence ATGCTCTTGAACGAGGACCAGACCCTGATCCGCGACGCGGTGCGCGCCTTCGTGCGGGAACAGATCGCCCCGCATGCGGCCCGCTGGGACAAGGAACACCACTTTCCCAAGGACGTGCACCGCGGCCTGGCGGCGCTCGGCACCTACGGGGTCTGCGTGCCGGCCGAGTACGGCGGTGCGGGTCTGGACTACCTGAGCCTGGCGCTGGTGCTGGAGGAAATCGCGGCCGGCGACGGCGGCACCAGCACCGCGGTCAGCGTCAACAACTGCCCCGTCTGCGCCATCTTGATGCGCTATGGCGACGAGGCGCAGAAGCAGCGCTGGCTGGCTCCGCTGGCCCAGGGCGAGCTGCTGGGCGCCTTCTGCCTGACCGAGCCGCATGTGGGCTCCGACGCCTCGGCCCTGCGCACCACGGCCCGGCGCGACGGTGACGACTACGTCATCGACGGCGTCAAGCAGTTCATCACCAGCGGCAAGAACGGCCAGGTGGCCATCGTCATCGCGGTCACCGACAAGGCGGCCGGCAAGCGCGGCATGAGCGCCTTCATCGTGCCCACCGACACCCCCGGCTACCAGGTGGCGCGGCTGGAGGACAAGCTGGGCCAGCATTCGAGCGACACCGCGCAGATCCTCTTCGAGCGGTGCCGCGTGCCGGCCTCGCAGCGCATCGGCGAGGAGGGCGAGGGCTACCGCATCGCGCTGTCCGCGCTGGAGGGTGGACGCATCGGCATCGCGGCGCAGAGCGTCGGCATGGCCCGGGCGGCCTTCGAGGCCGCGCTCGACTATTCCAAGCAGCGCGAGAGCTTCGGCAAGCCGCTGTTCGAGCACCAGGCGCTGCAGTTCCGCCTGGCCGAGATGGCCACCCGCATCGAGGTCGCGCGCCAGATGGTGTGGCATGCCGCGGCCTTGCGCGACGCCGGGCAGCCCTGCCTGAAGGAGGCAGCGATGGCCAAGCTGTTCGCCTCCGAGATGGCCGAGCGCGTCTGCTCCGAGGCCTTGCAGGTGCACGGCGGCTACGGCTATGTGAGCGACTTCCCCGTGGAGCGCATCTACCGTGACGTGCGCGTCTGCCAGATCTACGAGGGCACATCGGACGTGCAGAAGATCCTGATCGCCCGCGCGCTGGCCTGA
- a CDS encoding SDR family oxidoreductase has product MTALVLGASRGIGHEFARQWRADGERVVATARDEAGLARLQALGCDTVALDVTDTASVAGLGWRLDGERFDWVVVNAGVYGPRTTALQAPSQDDFDRVMHTNVLGTMRVVSQLQEVLAPGARLAVLSSLMGSLAERNGTSGWLYRASKAALNSVLRDTAQVFGPLGAICVAVHPGWVQTDMGGAGAALTVERSVSDLRRLLTELQPADNGGFFNHDGRPIAW; this is encoded by the coding sequence GTGACGGCGCTGGTGCTCGGCGCCTCGCGCGGCATTGGCCATGAGTTCGCCCGCCAGTGGCGGGCCGACGGCGAGCGGGTGGTGGCCACGGCGCGCGACGAGGCGGGCCTGGCGCGGCTGCAGGCGCTCGGTTGCGACACCGTGGCGCTGGATGTCACCGACACCGCAAGCGTGGCCGGCCTGGGCTGGCGGCTCGACGGCGAGCGCTTTGACTGGGTGGTGGTGAACGCCGGCGTCTACGGCCCCCGCACCACCGCCCTGCAGGCACCCAGCCAGGACGATTTCGATCGCGTGATGCACACCAACGTGCTGGGCACCATGCGCGTCGTGTCCCAGCTGCAGGAGGTGCTCGCCCCCGGGGCGAGGCTGGCGGTGCTGTCCTCCCTGATGGGCTCGCTGGCCGAGCGCAACGGCACCTCGGGCTGGCTGTACCGGGCATCCAAGGCGGCGCTCAACTCGGTGCTGCGCGACACGGCCCAGGTTTTCGGCCCGCTCGGCGCCATCTGCGTCGCGGTGCATCCGGGCTGGGTGCAGACCGACATGGGCGGCGCCGGCGCCGCGCTCACCGTCGAGCGCAGCGTGTCCGACCTGCGCCGGCTGCTGACCGAACTGCAGCCGGCCGACAACGGCGGATTCTTCAACCACGACGGCCGCCCCATCGCCTGGTGA
- a CDS encoding MaoC family dehydratase translates to MSAVAENEIVSIGETFGKTVRFTLQDIATFAAACQDSNPLHSDETEAGQSRFGEVIASGPHTASMLMGLAASHFSRRDDGVKRQMVCLNFNFAYKAPVYANEDITLHWVVSSVEFNRKLGGYVVLVDGAASTQRSGVAVVSRGTLLVKEVV, encoded by the coding sequence GTGAGTGCAGTAGCGGAAAACGAAATCGTCAGCATCGGCGAGACCTTCGGGAAAACGGTGCGTTTCACGCTGCAGGACATCGCCACCTTCGCGGCGGCCTGTCAGGACAGCAACCCTCTGCACAGCGACGAAACCGAGGCGGGCCAGTCCCGCTTCGGCGAAGTCATCGCCAGCGGCCCGCACACGGCCTCGATGCTGATGGGCCTGGCGGCGAGCCATTTCTCGCGCCGCGACGATGGCGTGAAGCGGCAGATGGTCTGCCTGAATTTCAACTTCGCCTACAAGGCGCCGGTCTACGCCAACGAGGACATCACCCTGCACTGGGTCGTCTCGTCGGTGGAGTTCAACCGCAAGCTGGGCGGCTATGTGGTGCTGGTCGACGGTGCGGCCAGCACGCAGCGCTCCGGCGTCGCCGTGGTAAGCCGCGGCACGCTGCTGGTCAAGGAAGTGGTGTGA
- a CDS encoding acetyl-CoA C-acyltransferase produces MSDPIVIVSAARTPMGGLLGDLASLSAWELGAVAIQAAVERAGVPGDAVQEVLMGNCLMAGQGQAPARQAALKAGLPQSAGAVTLSKMCGSGMRALMFGHDMLAAGSAEVVVAGGMESMTNAPHLAFVRKGQKYGATTFYDHMALDGLEDAYERGKAMGVFAENCVAKYTFTREAQDAFAIASTERALKANQDGSFDWEVAPVTLAGKGGEVKVAKDEQPFKAKLDKIPGLKPAFKKDGTITAATSSSISDGAAALVLMRESTARRMGVEPLARVRAHAVHAQAPEWFTTAPVGAIDKVLKQTGWTAADVDLWEINEAFAAVTMAAMAEHKLPHEKVNVHGGACALGHPIGASGARIVVTLLGALRKQGRKKGVAALCIGGGEATALAVELF; encoded by the coding sequence ATGTCGGATCCCATCGTGATTGTTTCGGCGGCTCGCACGCCGATGGGCGGCCTGCTCGGCGACCTGGCGTCGCTGTCGGCCTGGGAATTGGGGGCGGTGGCCATCCAGGCTGCCGTCGAGCGCGCCGGCGTGCCGGGCGACGCGGTGCAGGAAGTGCTGATGGGCAACTGCCTGATGGCCGGGCAGGGCCAGGCGCCGGCCCGCCAGGCGGCGCTGAAGGCCGGTCTGCCGCAGTCCGCCGGGGCGGTGACCCTGTCGAAGATGTGCGGCTCGGGCATGCGAGCGCTGATGTTCGGCCACGACATGCTGGCCGCCGGCAGCGCCGAGGTGGTGGTGGCTGGCGGCATGGAAAGCATGACCAACGCGCCGCACCTGGCCTTCGTGCGCAAGGGCCAGAAGTACGGCGCCACCACCTTCTACGACCACATGGCGCTGGACGGTCTGGAAGATGCGTATGAGCGGGGCAAGGCCATGGGCGTCTTCGCGGAGAATTGCGTGGCGAAGTACACCTTCACTCGCGAGGCGCAGGATGCCTTTGCCATCGCCTCGACTGAACGCGCGCTGAAAGCCAACCAGGACGGCAGCTTCGACTGGGAGGTGGCGCCCGTGACGCTGGCCGGCAAGGGCGGCGAAGTGAAGGTGGCGAAGGACGAGCAGCCCTTCAAGGCCAAGCTGGACAAGATTCCTGGCCTGAAGCCTGCTTTCAAGAAGGACGGCACCATCACCGCCGCGACCTCGTCGAGCATTTCCGACGGGGCGGCGGCGTTGGTGCTGATGCGCGAATCGACCGCCCGCCGCATGGGCGTCGAGCCGCTGGCGCGTGTGCGGGCCCACGCCGTGCATGCCCAGGCGCCGGAGTGGTTCACCACTGCGCCGGTCGGTGCCATCGACAAGGTGCTGAAGCAGACCGGCTGGACGGCGGCGGACGTGGACCTGTGGGAGATCAACGAGGCCTTTGCGGCGGTGACGATGGCGGCCATGGCCGAGCACAAGTTGCCGCACGAAAAGGTCAACGTGCACGGCGGCGCCTGCGCGCTGGGGCACCCGATCGGTGCGAGCGGCGCACGCATCGTGGTGACCCTGCTTGGTGCCCTGCGCAAGCAGGGCCGCAAGAAGGGGGTGGCCGCCCTGTGCATCGGCGGTGGCGAAGCCACTGCCTTGGCTGTGGAGCTCTTCTGA
- the aceK gene encoding bifunctional isocitrate dehydrogenase kinase/phosphatase: protein MFPEQLDDRRAFGIAQALLDGFNRHYRLFREASAAAKQRFEAADWHGQQRAQRERIEFYDKRVDEAVERLQSEFSAHELPMNVWQQVKLHYIGLLTNHLRPELAETFFNSVTTKILHRSYFHNSFIFVRPAISTEYIENEEPGSQPTYRAYYPTRETMREALHRIVTNFQLAREFEDLDRDVDNVLRAVNQQFGDFRLRTNFQIQVLSSLFFRNKGAYIVGKIINGFRETPFAMPILHNSKGRLYIDAALFGEDEMQMLFSFARAYFMVEMEIPAAYVHFLRSLMPRKPRSEIYNALGLHKQGKNLFYRDFLFHLRHSSDRFRIAPGIKGMVMLVFDLPSFPYVFKVIKDFFPPQKDTTRELIKSKYLLVKTHDRVGRMADTLEYSNVAFPRGRFDEELVAELKHFCPSLIEEDQNDLVIKHLYIERRMVPLNIYLQEGTPEQIEHGVIEYGNAIKDLVAANIFPGDMLWKNFGVTRNGKVVFYDYDEIEYLTDCNFRKVPEPRTEEDELSGEVWYPVGPKDIFPETFRPFLLGNEQVREVFQRHHADLLDPAFWQGHQERIRAGHVHDVFPYDVNKRFARQARPRSEPRQNGGAAASDTSTASSVI from the coding sequence ATGTTCCCGGAACAGCTCGATGACCGCCGGGCCTTCGGCATCGCACAGGCGCTGCTGGATGGCTTCAACCGGCACTATCGGCTGTTCCGCGAGGCCAGCGCCGCGGCCAAGCAGCGCTTCGAGGCGGCCGACTGGCATGGCCAGCAGCGCGCCCAGCGCGAGCGCATCGAGTTCTACGACAAGCGCGTCGACGAAGCGGTGGAGCGGCTGCAGTCCGAGTTCTCGGCCCACGAGCTGCCGATGAACGTCTGGCAGCAGGTCAAGCTGCACTACATCGGGCTGCTGACCAACCACCTGCGGCCCGAGCTGGCCGAGACCTTCTTCAACTCGGTCACGACCAAGATCCTGCACCGCAGCTATTTCCACAACAGCTTCATCTTCGTGCGGCCGGCCATCTCGACCGAGTACATCGAGAACGAGGAGCCGGGCTCCCAGCCGACCTACCGCGCCTACTACCCCACCCGTGAGACCATGCGGGAGGCACTGCACCGCATCGTCACCAATTTCCAGCTGGCGCGCGAGTTCGAGGACCTCGACCGCGACGTCGACAACGTGCTGCGGGCGGTGAACCAGCAGTTCGGTGACTTCCGCCTGCGCACCAACTTCCAGATCCAGGTCCTCAGTTCGCTGTTCTTCCGCAACAAGGGCGCCTACATCGTCGGCAAGATCATCAACGGCTTCCGCGAGACGCCGTTTGCCATGCCCATCCTCCACAACAGCAAGGGCCGGCTCTACATCGACGCGGCGCTGTTCGGCGAGGACGAGATGCAGATGCTGTTCAGCTTTGCGCGGGCCTACTTCATGGTGGAGATGGAGATCCCGGCGGCATATGTGCACTTCCTGCGCTCGCTGATGCCGCGCAAGCCGCGCTCGGAGATCTACAACGCGCTGGGGCTGCACAAGCAGGGCAAGAACCTGTTCTACCGGGACTTCCTCTTCCACCTGCGCCATTCCAGCGACCGCTTCCGCATCGCGCCCGGCATCAAGGGCATGGTGATGCTGGTGTTCGACCTGCCGTCCTTCCCCTATGTCTTCAAGGTCATCAAGGACTTCTTCCCGCCGCAGAAGGACACCACCCGAGAGCTGATCAAGAGCAAGTACCTGCTGGTGAAGACCCACGACCGTGTCGGCCGCATGGCCGATACGCTGGAATACTCCAACGTGGCTTTCCCTCGCGGCCGCTTCGACGAGGAGCTGGTGGCCGAGCTCAAGCATTTCTGCCCCAGCCTGATCGAGGAAGACCAGAACGACCTGGTCATCAAGCACCTGTACATCGAGCGGCGCATGGTGCCGCTCAACATCTACCTGCAGGAAGGCACGCCCGAGCAGATCGAGCACGGCGTGATCGAGTACGGCAACGCCATCAAGGACCTGGTGGCCGCCAACATCTTCCCCGGCGACATGCTGTGGAAGAACTTCGGCGTGACCCGCAACGGCAAGGTCGTGTTCTACGACTACGACGAGATCGAATACCTCACCGACTGCAACTTCCGCAAGGTGCCCGAGCCGCGCACCGAGGAAGACGAGCTGTCCGGCGAGGTCTGGTACCCGGTAGGCCCGAAGGACATCTTCCCCGAGACCTTCCGGCCCTTCCTGCTTGGCAACGAGCAGGTGCGCGAGGTGTTCCAGCGCCACCATGCCGACCTGCTCGACCCGGCCTTCTGGCAGGGCCACCAGGAGCGCATCCGCGCCGGGCATGTGCACGACGTCTTCCCCTACGATGTGAACAAGCGCTTCGCCCGCCAGGCGCGGCCACGCAGCGAGCCCCGCCAGAACGGTGGCGCAGCGGCGTCCGACACATCGACCGCTTCTTCTGTTATTTGA